One region of Zingiber officinale cultivar Zhangliang chromosome 7B, Zo_v1.1, whole genome shotgun sequence genomic DNA includes:
- the LOC122004744 gene encoding putative RING-H2 finger protein ATL21C: protein MSISIEYCYSKLELVRCLKEAALFFALLLKWLLLPSHAWWLPSPSPSTYLEDTAAAAEARARYRAAAARAALRVTTYEDLVETAEEVRSAGVGVGVTCAVCLSEMAARDVVWELTNCRHVFHKGCLDRWLDHDEHLSCPLCRTALLPAQQSPPLPPAEPSWAVERLLYFFGDDHLLAPPP, encoded by the coding sequence ATGAGCATCTCTATAGAGTACTGCTACTCCAAGCTTGAGCTGGTCCGGTGTCTTAAGGAGGCTGCCCTCTTCTTTGCTCTCCTCCTCAAGTGGCTGCTCCTCCCCAGCCACGCCTGGTGGTTGCCGTCTCCTTCTCCCTCCACCTACTTGGAGGACACAGCCGCTGCGGCCGAGGCCAGAGCCCGCTACCGCGCCGCAGCGGCGAGGGCCGCCCTCCGTGTCACAACCTATGAGGACCTCGTGGAGACGGCGGAGGAGGTGAGGTCTGCTGGCGTCGGGGTCGGAGTCACGTGCGCGGTGTGCCTGAGTGAGATGGCAGCGAGGGACGTCGTGTGGGAGCTGACTAACTGCCGGCATGTGTTCCACAAAGGCTGCTTGGACCGGTGGCTCGACCACGACGAGCACCTCAGCTGCCCTCTCTGCCGCACTGCCCTTCTCCCCGCCCAGCAGTCGCCGCCCCTGCCTCCGGCAGAGCCCAGCTGGGCCGTCGAGCGCCTGCTCTACTTCTTCGGGGATGACCATCTCCTCGCGCCTCCTCCATAG
- the LOC122007208 gene encoding cell division cycle 5-like protein → MRIMIKGGVWKNTEDEILKAAVMKYGKNQWARISSLLVRKSAKQCKARWYEWLDPSIKKTEWTREEDEKLLHLAKLMPTQWRTIAPIVGRTPSQCLERYEKLLDAACAKDENYEPGDDPRKLRPGEIDPNPESKPARPDPVDMDEDEKEMLSEARARLANTRGKKAKRKAREKQLEEARRLASLQKRRELKAAGIYNRHRKRKRKGIDYNLEIPFEKRPPPGFFDVSGEDRSAEQPKYPTTIEELEGRRRADVEAQLRKQDIAKNKIAQRQDTPAAILQANKLNDPEAVRKRSKLMLPAPQILDQELEEIAKMGYASDLLLANEELAEGSSATRALLANYSQTPRLGITPLRTPQRTPGGKGDAVMMEAENLARLRESQTPLLGGENPVLHPSDFSGVTPRKREIQTPNPMATPSATPSATPGPGVTPRFGMTPRDGYSFSMTPKGTPFRDELHINEDLDVRDTSKLELHQQAELKRNLRYGLTNLPQAKDEYQIGIQPIPEETEEAEEKIEEDMSDRIARERAQEQARLEALLRKRSKVLQRELPRPPAASLEIIKKSLMRGDEDRSSFVPPTPFEQADEMINRELLALLEHDNAKYPISEKSDEKKKKGTKRMSNGKLSVVPELEDFEEDQLKEADSLIKEEIQFLRLAMGHESESFDDFVKARDACQEDLMFFPARSTFGLASVAGNSEKLASLQNEFDMVKKRVDEEAKRATRLEQKIKVLTHGYQTRAEKLWSQTEATFKQMDTAATELECFKVLQKQELLASTLRVNSLVEEVNKQKTLEESLQSRYAGLLAEHDRVKRLLEEHKMRLQLEEENAARARALEEEARLLEEHKMRLQLEEENAARARALEEEAARNRALEEDKATDIDVMDELPDKKDQLNADITEAGTSVEVSAPPTETSQLTVETIAETDSMRDNEQAPANNYLEVTGGASQVIIEENDNEQAPANNYLEVTGEISQVIEEKMMDDVGVENTIDVPLLSNSTGTEVVTNSDENDQTMQDVNDQKAVSALVAMDGGGTGDSAVSE, encoded by the exons ATGAGGATTATGATAAAGGGTGGCGTGTGGAAGAACACTGAGGATGAGATCCTGAAAGCTGCGGTTATGAAGTATGGGAAGAATCAGTGGGCTAGGATATCTTCCCTCCTTGTTCGTAAGTCTGCCAAGCAATGCAAGGCTAGATGGTATGAGTGGCTCGATCCATCTATCAAGAAG ACAGAGTGGACAAGGGAAGAGGATGAGAAACTGCTTCATCTTGCCAAGCTCATGCCTACTCAATGGAGAACAATTGCTCCAATTGTGGGTCGAACACCATCCCAGTGTCTTGAACGCTATGAAAAGCTACTTGATGCAGCTTGTGCAAAAGACGAGAACTATGAACCAGGTGATGACCCACGAAAATTGCGCCCAGGAGAGATAGACCCAAACCCTGAGTCAAAACCTGCACGACCTGATCCTGTGGATATGGATGAGGATGAAAAGGAAATGCTTTCAGAAGCACGTGCTCGGTTAGCTAATACTAGAGGCAAGAAGGCCAAAAGAAAGGCAAGGGAGAAACAGCTTGAGGAGGCAAGGAGGCTTGCATCTTTGCAGAAAAGAAGAGAACTGAAGGCAGCTGGAATTTATAACAGGCATaggaagagaaaaaggaaaggaattgaCTATAATTTAGAAATACCCTTTGAGAAGAGACCTCCCCCAGGATTCTTTGATGTTTCAGGTGAAGATAGGTCAGCAGAGCAACCCAAATATCCAACCACCATCGAGGagcttgaaggaagaaggagagctgATGTTGAAGCACAGTTAAGGAAACAAGATATTGCTAAAAACAAGATAGCACAAAGACAGGATACCCCTGCTGCAATTTTGCAAGCCAACAAACTTAATGATCCAGAAGCAGTTAGGAAAAGGTCTAAACTGATGCTTCCAGCACCACAAATTTTGGATCAGGAGTTGGAGGAAATTGCAAAAATGGGTTATGCAAGTGATCTTTTGTTAGCCAATGAGGAACTTGCTGAAGGTAGTAGTGCTACGCGAGCACTCCTTGCAAATTATTCTCAGACTCCAAGACTAGGAATCACACCCTTGCGCACCCCACAGAGAACACCTGGTGGAAAAGGTGATGCAGTTATGATGGAAGCTGAAAATCTTGCAAGACTGAGAGAGTCTCAGACACCACTTTTGGGTGGGGAGAATCCTGTGTTGCATCCGTCCGATTTCTCTGGTGTCACACCAAGGAAAAGGGAAATTCAGACTCCAAATCCAATGGCTACTCCATCAGCCACTCCATCAGCTACTCCTGGGCCTGGTGTTACCCCCAGATTTGGCATGACTCCTAGAGATGGATATTCTTTTAGTATGACACCAAAGGGGACACCATTCAGGGATGAACTTCACATAAATGAAGACCTTGATGTGCGAGATACTTCTAAACTTGAGCTTCATCAGCAGGCTGAATTGAAAAGAAATTTACGTTATGGGCTAACCAACCTGCCACAAGCTAAGGACGAGTATCAGATAGGAATTCAACCCATTCCTGAGGAGACTGAAGAGGCTGAGGAGAAAATTGAAGAGGACATGTCTGACAGAATAGCCAGGGAGAGGGCACAGGAACAGGCAAGGCTGGAGGCCTTACTCAGGAAGAGATCTAAAGTACTTCAGAGAGAACTTCCTAGACCACCTGCTGCTTCTCTAGAGATTATTAAGAAGTCGCTTATGAGGGGGGATGAGGACAGGAGCTCCTTTGTCCCTCCTACTCCATTTGAGCAGGCTGATGAAATGATAAATAGAGAACTTCTTGCTTTATTAGAACATGACAATGCTAAGTATCCAATCTCTGAGAAATCAgatgagaagaaaaagaaagggaCCAAACGAATGTCAAATGGTAAATTATCTGTAGTTCCTGAACTCGAAGATTTTGAGGAAGATCAGCTGAAGGAG GCTGATTCTTTGATAAAGGAAGAAATTCAGTTCCTCCGTTTGGCAATGGGTCATGAGAGTGAATCTTTTGATGATTTTGTCAAAGCCCGAGATGCATGCCAAGAAGATCTCATGTTCTTTCCTGCTCGTAGCACCTTTGGTCTTGCAAGTGTTGCTGGTAACAGTGAGAAACTTGCTTCCTTGCAAAATGAATTTGACATGGTGAAGAAAAGAGTGGATGAAGAAGCGAAGCGAGCCACACGTCTCGAACAGAAAATTAAAGTTCTCACGCATGGATACCAG ACAAGGGCCGAAAAGTTGTGGTCTCAGACCGAAGCTACATTCAAGCAAATGGACACTGCTGCAACAGAACTGGAGTGCTTTAAAGTCTTACAAAAGCAGGAGCTACTGGCATCCACCTTAAGAGTTAACAGTTTAGTCGAAGAAGTCAACAAGCAAAAAACACTGGAAGAAAGTTTGCAAAGTAGATATGCTGGTCTATTAGCTGAGCATGATCGAGTAAAAAGGTTATTGGAGGAACACAAAATGCGACTGCAGCTTGAAGAAGAAAATGCTGCTAGGGCTCGAGCTCTTGAGGAAGAAGCAAGGTTATTGGAGGAACACAAAATGCGACTGCAGCTTGAAGAAGAAAATGCTGCTAGGGCTCGAGCTCTCGAGGAAGAAGCTGCTAGGAACCGTGCTCTTGAAGAAGACAAGGcaacagatattgatgttatggATGAACTGCCAGACAAGAAAGATCAGCTCAATGCTGATATTACTGAAGCCGGCACTTCCGTTGAGGTGTCTGCTCCTCCTACCGAAACAAGCCAATTGACTGTGGAAACAATAGCAGAAACGGATAGTATGCGCGATAATGAGCAGGCACCTGCCAACAACTACTTGGAGGTCACTGGAGGAGCATCTCAAGTCATAATTGAAGAGAACGATAATGAGCAGGCACCTGCCAACAATTACTTGGAGGTCACTGGAGAAATATCTCAAGTCATTGAAGAGAAAATGATGGACGATGTTGGTGTTGAAAACACAATTGATGTTCCTCTTCTTTCTAATTCCACGGGCACGGAAGTTGTAACAAATTCAGATGAAAATGATCAGACCATGCAAGATGTCAATGATCAGAAAGCTGTTTCAGCTCTGGTTGCTATGGATGGTGGTGGCACAGGGGATTCAGCCGTCTCAGAGTGA